One part of the Mesorhizobium sp. M4B.F.Ca.ET.058.02.1.1 genome encodes these proteins:
- a CDS encoding alpha/beta hydrolase, translating into MSGHAKDPFRIRDHVVEFDDIVAEIVRRSEDSRANVPMVGDVAYGDDATETIDLFFPEGKRDRLPVHMFIHGGYWRMFSKRDYSYVAETVTNAGAIAVIVDYALMPAVRMAKIVDQTRRAKRWVLDHIADHGGDPDLLTVSGHSAGAQLATMLFDGDDRPSGIKAALLLGGLYDLKPLQMSFLAAEIAITDEEARRFSPINHSFDPSVAVEISVGADETPPFHSQAAMFMSHLENQGLAVSRTTLAAANHMSSVRDLGVAGTEAASLLARFVGSQSA; encoded by the coding sequence GTGAGCGGACACGCCAAAGATCCGTTTCGCATTCGCGATCATGTGGTCGAGTTCGACGACATCGTCGCCGAGATCGTGCGCAGAAGCGAAGATAGCAGGGCGAACGTGCCAATGGTCGGCGACGTCGCCTACGGAGATGACGCCACCGAGACCATCGATCTGTTCTTTCCCGAGGGCAAACGGGACCGCCTGCCGGTGCATATGTTCATTCACGGCGGCTATTGGCGCATGTTCTCCAAGCGTGATTATTCTTATGTCGCCGAGACCGTCACGAACGCCGGTGCGATCGCAGTCATCGTCGACTATGCGCTGATGCCAGCAGTCAGGATGGCAAAAATCGTTGACCAGACGCGCCGCGCCAAGCGATGGGTGCTTGACCATATCGCGGACCATGGCGGCGATCCCGATCTGCTGACCGTTAGCGGTCATTCCGCCGGCGCGCAGCTGGCAACGATGCTTTTCGACGGCGACGACCGGCCGTCCGGCATCAAAGCTGCGCTGCTGCTCGGCGGCCTTTACGACCTGAAGCCGTTGCAAATGTCATTCCTTGCCGCCGAGATCGCGATCACCGACGAAGAAGCCCGCCGGTTCTCGCCGATCAACCACAGCTTCGATCCATCCGTGGCCGTAGAGATCTCGGTCGGCGCCGATGAGACGCCGCCCTTCCACAGCCAGGCCGCGATGTTCATGAGCCACCTGGAAAACCAAGGGCTGGCTGTCTCGCGCACGACCCTTGCGGCGGCCAATCACATGAGCAGCGTCCGCGACCTTGGCGTGGCGGGCACCGAAGCCGCGTCACTGTTGGCCCGCTTCGTGGGATCTCAGTCAGCCTAG